The proteins below are encoded in one region of Candidatus Omnitrophota bacterium:
- a CDS encoding flavodoxin family protein: MKKKILILNGSPKKNGNTDTLVRWFVEGVSSKDAEIEIIHAARLKFKVGGCTSCRICQKIKRFECVINDDVKDVLKKMAKADIIVFATPLYFYASSAQLKLIIDRMFSLYKWNNKTDTFVSPMIGKTMGLIVSAYENIGLKVAEGSFKLTADYSGMRFKSFLVSNAGESGEVTRIKNIRDRTETFAKGLLKLAK, from the coding sequence ATGAAAAAGAAAATCCTGATCCTTAACGGCAGTCCGAAGAAAAACGGCAACACCGACACGCTTGTTCGATGGTTTGTCGAAGGCGTTTCTTCAAAGGATGCCGAAATCGAAATAATTCACGCCGCGCGCCTTAAATTTAAGGTGGGCGGTTGCACGTCCTGCAGAATATGCCAGAAGATAAAGCGGTTTGAATGCGTCATCAATGATGACGTAAAGGATGTTCTTAAAAAAATGGCGAAGGCGGATATAATCGTCTTCGCGACACCGCTTTATTTTTACGCTTCCAGCGCCCAGCTCAAGCTCATAATAGATCGGATGTTTTCACTTTATAAATGGAATAATAAGACAGATACTTTCGTTTCACCTATGATAGGTAAAACGATGGGCCTTATAGTAAGCGCATACGAGAATATAGGGCTAAAGGTAGCTGAGGGGTCTTTTAAACTTACCGCCGATTATAGCGGTATGCGTTTTAAATCATTTCTGGTGTCAAACGCCGGGGAATCCGGCGAGGTCACGCGAATAAAGAATATACGCGATAGAACCGAAACTTTTGCAAAAGGTTTGTTAAAACTCGCTAAATAG
- a CDS encoding site-2 protease family protein: protein MGLISLLFSNPALFVILAILLLYSVIIHEIAHGWAAYLFGDDTAMRSGRLSLNPMFHLDPVGTIMLFIVGFGWAKPVPVDYSRLKNFRLGLISVSLAGCLANILIAAIALFLLRAGIAGSNPTAVFLLSLVARINIILGAVNLIPIPPLDGSKILMGFLPRTGQAILARFDTYGLLLLMLLLFSGLLNPVIMFMQKAILSMLGFLFGMVR from the coding sequence GTGGGATTAATATCGCTTCTCTTCAGTAACCCGGCCCTATTTGTAATTCTCGCCATCCTGCTTTTGTATTCTGTGATAATCCATGAGATTGCTCACGGCTGGGCCGCGTATCTTTTTGGAGATGATACGGCGATGCGTTCCGGCAGGCTTTCTCTTAATCCGATGTTTCATCTCGACCCGGTAGGGACGATAATGCTTTTTATCGTGGGTTTCGGTTGGGCAAAACCGGTACCTGTTGATTATTCGAGGCTGAAAAATTTTCGCCTGGGCCTCATCTCTGTTTCGCTGGCAGGATGCCTGGCAAATATACTCATAGCGGCCATCGCGCTATTTTTGCTTCGGGCCGGTATCGCCGGCTCAAATCCTACGGCTGTATTTTTGTTGTCCCTCGTCGCGAGGATAAATATAATACTTGGAGCCGTCAACCTTATACCGATTCCGCCTCTGGATGGGTCCAAAATACTTATGGGTTTTTTGCCCAGAACCGGACAGGCGATTTTAGCGCGATTCGACACATATGGACTGCTTCTCCTGATGCTCTTGCTTTTTTCAGGCCTTTTGAATCCGGTTATAATGTTCATGCAGAAGGCTATCCTGAGCATGCTAGGATTTCTGTTTGGGATGGTTAGATAA
- a CDS encoding VF530 family protein, which produces MIDNKHKDPLHGVTLEMILIHLVEKYGWEEMSRRIRINCFAKNPSIKSSLAFLRRTPWARKKVECLYLGK; this is translated from the coding sequence ATGATCGATAATAAACATAAAGATCCGCTTCATGGCGTTACCCTTGAAATGATCCTGATCCATCTGGTCGAGAAATACGGGTGGGAAGAGATGTCGCGGAGGATCAGGATAAATTGCTTCGCCAAAAATCCCAGTATCAAATCTAGCCTGGCATTTTTGCGACGAACTCCCTGGGCCAGAAAAAAAGTGGAATGCCTGTACCTGGGCAAGTGA
- a CDS encoding pentapeptide repeat-containing protein — MIFAEQAFETRIFESVSALGQDFSRKEFSGCTFKGCDLSGCRLSGSLFNDCAFLACNLSNVKIDACSFRRATFEECKLVGIAFCTVNPFLLDWSFKKCRIEMCDFSNIKMKHSHFIECIIRKTDFISADLTESDFSGTDLSGSRFHHTNLEKSDFTGAFHYYIDPANNRLKRAKFSYPEALSLLAPFEIDIDG; from the coding sequence ATGATATTCGCAGAGCAGGCATTCGAGACGAGGATATTCGAGAGCGTTTCCGCGCTCGGGCAGGATTTTTCCAGAAAAGAATTTTCCGGCTGTACATTCAAAGGGTGCGACTTAAGCGGATGCAGGCTATCCGGCTCGCTATTTAATGACTGCGCGTTTCTTGCCTGCAACCTTTCGAATGTAAAGATAGACGCTTGCAGTTTTCGGCGCGCGACTTTTGAAGAATGTAAGCTTGTCGGCATAGCGTTCTGTACGGTAAATCCGTTTCTTCTCGACTGGAGTTTTAAGAAATGCAGGATAGAGATGTGCGATTTCAGTAATATTAAAATGAAACACAGTCATTTCATCGAGTGCATTATACGCAAGACGGATTTTATCAGCGCCGATCTTACGGAGTCCGACTTTTCCGGCACCGATTTAAGCGGCAGTAGATTTCACCATACAAACCTGGAAAAGTCTGACTTCACAGGTGCTTTTCATTATTACATCGATCCCGCGAATAACAGATTGAAGCGGGCAAAGTTTTCCTATCCCGAGGCCCTGTCATTACTTGCGCCTTTCGAGATCGACATAGACGGTTGA
- a CDS encoding exo-alpha-sialidase, whose protein sequence is MNKRALLTICLVLFFSISVFAASSDASYPELPYKERIFPRGLIPSSHAPSIAESPDGELLVVWHASWNPKAVIWSSRKPAGADKWTMPSIINRTIGRGNKNPVLYLGKNKKLFLFWADEKKFIFKIIMDRLQVKTSEDFGHTWSKTRDVGITWFLPRTHPVTLDNGDIVLPIYTDLSTSSASAVSKDGGMTWQGPNYMLFFFGIQPTIIQRSDSSLFALMRTGMWPRLAWQAESANGGRSWKNQKLSNVENPGYSLEMIKLKSGNIVLAFNDSKKKRSSLSLALSYDGGRTWPCVRTIEDEPGNVFGYPSVVQARNGLIHVVYSADGRNNIVHFVADEKWLEAGRR, encoded by the coding sequence ATGAATAAAAGAGCGCTTCTTACCATATGTCTGGTATTATTTTTTTCCATATCTGTTTTTGCCGCAAGCAGTGATGCTTCTTATCCCGAGCTACCTTACAAAGAACGCATCTTCCCGCGGGGACTTATACCTTCGTCACATGCGCCGAGTATTGCGGAGTCGCCCGATGGAGAGCTACTCGTCGTATGGCATGCTTCCTGGAACCCGAAGGCGGTTATATGGAGTTCGAGAAAGCCGGCGGGCGCCGATAAGTGGACCATGCCGTCGATCATTAATCGCACCATCGGACGCGGTAATAAAAATCCGGTATTATATTTGGGCAAAAATAAGAAGCTATTTTTATTCTGGGCCGATGAAAAGAAATTTATATTTAAAATAATCATGGACAGACTGCAGGTAAAGACGTCCGAGGATTTCGGGCATACGTGGAGCAAGACCCGCGATGTGGGTATCACGTGGTTTCTCCCGAGGACACATCCTGTAACGCTCGATAACGGTGACATCGTCCTGCCGATATATACGGACTTAAGCACATCTTCCGCCTCAGCTGTTTCTAAAGACGGTGGCATGACATGGCAGGGGCCGAATTATATGCTGTTTTTCTTCGGTATTCAGCCGACTATAATACAGCGCTCCGATTCGAGCTTATTTGCTTTGATGCGCACCGGCATGTGGCCGCGTCTGGCCTGGCAGGCGGAGAGCGCGAATGGCGGCCGGTCATGGAAGAATCAGAAGCTCTCCAATGTGGAAAATCCCGGATACTCTCTTGAAATGATTAAGCTGAAGAGCGGGAATATCGTGCTCGCATTCAATGATTCCAAAAAGAAGCGTTCAAGCCTGAGCCTGGCCTTATCGTACGATGGCGGCAGGACATGGCCATGCGTAAGGACGATCGAAGATGAGCCTGGTAACGTGTTCGGTTATCCTTCCGTTGTGCAGGCCAGGAATGGCCTGATACACGTAGTATATTCTGCCGATGGCAGAAACAATATAGTCCATTTCGTTGCGGATGAGAAATGGCTTGAGGCCGGACGGCGCTAA
- a CDS encoding AMP-binding protein, with amino-acid sequence MIDSMVKDVLKSVTIKDVLEAINKKYGNKTALRIKNDNGTFREISYVKLARRAVSISSVLINLGIDKGDRVAIFSENRPEWAGAYFGIISSGGIILPIDVKLSDSEIQFILNDSRAKCIFVSASHIGTIDRLRIVLPHLHNIILLDNSTRTDMISLNKLRPHRGKERERPVHPHDTAIIVYTSGTTGVAKGVEISYKNLLFQMLEFSQIIQCTPKERLLSVLPLNHMLEITGGFLAPLYAGSCVTYCDTLKTNTLMPLMRETGTTAMICVPLVLKLIWTGIMKKVSKLPPLKREIFGALLSLSTILLKYNIRMGRIFFPSIHKEFGSRLHTFISGGAPLDLDVEIGMNALGFRILQGYGLTETAPVISVNTFTENRFGSVGKPLPGVEVKILKASDTDAEGEIITRGPHVMKGYFMRAEKTAEVIKDGWFHTGDLGYFDKDGFLYISGRKKNIIILGGGKKVFPEEVEEVIGKSLYIKELCVLPKTAERGLRKGHEEVYAVIVPNRELLEQENITSEEAVLNKISAEVNRLSKELAPHKRIMSFKISYEELPKTATRKIRRDAVLRIVKGTK; translated from the coding sequence ATGATAGATTCGATGGTAAAAGACGTCCTGAAAAGCGTTACGATAAAAGACGTCCTCGAAGCGATAAACAAAAAATATGGTAATAAAACCGCCCTCCGGATAAAAAACGATAACGGTACTTTCCGGGAAATATCCTACGTCAAATTAGCCCGGCGCGCCGTAAGCATATCTTCCGTACTGATAAATCTCGGGATAGATAAAGGCGACCGGGTCGCTATATTTTCCGAGAACAGGCCCGAGTGGGCAGGCGCGTATTTCGGCATCATATCTTCCGGCGGCATCATCCTGCCGATAGACGTCAAACTTTCCGACAGCGAAATACAGTTCATACTAAACGACAGCCGGGCCAAATGCATATTTGTAAGCGCTTCACACATAGGCACTATCGACCGCCTGCGCATAGTCCTGCCTCATCTGCACAACATAATACTTCTCGACAATAGCACGCGCACGGACATGATATCTCTGAACAAGCTCAGGCCGCACCGTGGCAAAGAAAGGGAACGCCCGGTGCATCCCCACGATACGGCGATAATTGTCTATACCTCCGGCACCACCGGGGTCGCCAAGGGTGTGGAGATCAGCTATAAGAACCTCCTCTTCCAGATGCTCGAGTTCAGCCAGATCATACAATGCACACCGAAAGAACGGCTACTCTCCGTCCTACCGCTCAATCACATGCTCGAGATAACAGGCGGATTCCTCGCGCCGCTATACGCGGGCTCGTGTGTAACTTATTGCGACACATTGAAGACGAATACTCTCATGCCTCTCATGCGGGAAACCGGCACGACCGCGATGATATGCGTACCGCTCGTCCTGAAACTCATCTGGACTGGCATAATGAAGAAGGTATCAAAGCTACCGCCGTTAAAACGCGAGATCTTCGGTGCGCTATTATCTTTATCGACAATTTTGCTCAAATACAACATACGCATGGGTAGAATATTCTTTCCGTCCATCCATAAAGAATTCGGCTCCCGCCTACACACATTTATAAGCGGCGGCGCGCCGCTGGATCTCGACGTCGAGATCGGCATGAATGCGCTGGGTTTCAGAATATTGCAGGGGTACGGGCTCACGGAGACAGCGCCGGTCATCTCGGTCAATACTTTCACGGAAAACCGCTTCGGCTCGGTCGGCAAACCCCTGCCCGGTGTCGAGGTAAAGATATTGAAAGCTTCCGACACAGATGCCGAGGGCGAAATAATCACGCGTGGCCCTCATGTTATGAAGGGATATTTCATGCGGGCGGAAAAGACCGCAGAGGTTATCAAAGACGGCTGGTTCCATACCGGTGATCTGGGTTATTTCGACAAAGACGGCTTCCTATATATATCGGGCAGGAAGAAGAACATAATAATCCTGGGCGGCGGGAAAAAAGTCTTCCCCGAAGAAGTCGAAGAAGTTATCGGAAAGAGCCTATATATAAAAGAATTATGCGTTCTGCCGAAGACCGCCGAGCGGGGTTTGCGTAAAGGGCACGAAGAGGTCTATGCCGTCATCGTGCCCAACCGCGAGTTACTGGAGCAGGAGAATATCACCAGCGAAGAAGCGGTTTTAAATAAAATATCCGCCGAAGTCAACCGGCTTAGCAAAGAACTCGCCCCGCACAAAAGAATAATGAGTTTCAAAATATCTTATGAAGAACTTCCGAAAACAGCAACACGAAAAATACGAAGAGATGCGGTGTTAAGGATAGTAAAGGGCACAAAATAG
- a CDS encoding alpha/beta fold hydrolase has product MYRQWGCSSPRAAMLMVHGLGGHSNNWEFVANFLVGHGISCYSIELKGFGNTDGVKGHIDSLNTYINDIRRLYSIIRREHKRIPVFLAGESMGGLTGFLTVIKKPRLFRGLICVSPGFKSSLNFSIMEYIRMVSARFYNAKKQFVMPFTNEMCTRDPECKKIMDNDKLEHKLATPVLLQSILLGQLSSKLFKHKVRTDTLFLLAGADTFVCSKASRKIFDGIKFEHKDIIEYPGMRHSLTMELGREKVFDDLLRWLNKRI; this is encoded by the coding sequence ATGTACAGGCAATGGGGCTGTTCGTCCCCTCGAGCCGCCATGCTCATGGTCCACGGCCTCGGCGGTCACAGCAACAATTGGGAATTCGTAGCCAATTTCTTAGTCGGACACGGTATATCCTGCTACTCGATAGAGCTAAAGGGTTTCGGTAACACGGATGGCGTAAAAGGCCATATAGATTCGCTCAATACCTATATCAATGATATCCGGCGGCTTTACAGTATTATCCGACGGGAACATAAACGCATCCCGGTATTCTTAGCCGGAGAAAGCATGGGCGGGCTGACTGGTTTTCTCACCGTAATAAAAAAACCGCGTCTTTTTCGCGGGCTCATCTGCGTATCGCCCGGGTTCAAGAGTAGCCTCAATTTTTCCATAATGGAATATATCCGTATGGTCTCGGCGCGTTTCTACAACGCCAAAAAGCAATTCGTCATGCCATTCACAAACGAGATGTGTACACGCGACCCGGAATGCAAAAAAATCATGGATAATGATAAGCTCGAGCACAAGCTGGCCACACCCGTACTCCTGCAAAGCATTCTCCTCGGCCAACTCTCCAGCAAGCTTTTCAAACATAAAGTCAGGACCGACACCCTCTTCCTCCTCGCCGGCGCCGACACCTTCGTATGCTCCAAGGCGAGCAGAAAGATATTCGACGGCATAAAGTTCGAGCATAAAGATATCATAGAATATCCCGGGATGCGCCACTCGCTCACCATGGAACTCGGCCGGGAAAAAGTATTCGACGACCTCCTGCGTTGGCTCAACAAGCGGATCTGA
- a CDS encoding flavodoxin, which yields MKTLVTYYSYSGNTDRIAGIFGRMLETRGEVHVQRLKPVTEIKSFIGQCRAARKAEKAILQEGVRFDVTSYDLVLIGSPVWAFAPVPAINTFLANLTGLKDKRVIVLLTSGSGLGVKNCFKNIRAILEAKGASRIDEINIPDKKNKDNDFVAASLQKVL from the coding sequence ATGAAGACGCTCGTAACTTACTATTCATACAGCGGAAATACCGACAGGATCGCCGGAATATTTGGCAGGATGCTCGAGACAAGAGGCGAGGTTCATGTTCAGCGTCTTAAGCCTGTAACCGAAATAAAAAGTTTCATCGGCCAGTGCCGCGCGGCGCGGAAGGCGGAGAAAGCGATACTTCAGGAAGGCGTAAGGTTTGACGTTACTTCCTACGATCTTGTTTTGATCGGCTCGCCTGTATGGGCATTCGCTCCGGTACCTGCGATAAATACATTTTTAGCGAACCTGACCGGATTGAAAGATAAACGCGTGATAGTTCTTTTGACATCCGGCAGTGGATTGGGCGTGAAGAATTGTTTTAAAAACATCAGGGCGATTCTTGAGGCAAAAGGCGCTTCCAGGATAGACGAGATAAATATTCCGGACAAGAAAAATAAAGACAACGATTTTGTGGCGGCGTCACTGCAGAAGGTATTATGA
- a CDS encoding alcohol dehydrogenase catalytic domain-containing protein, with the protein MKNMRVSVYYGNKDIRLEERTVPRIGDGELLVRIEASGICGSDCLEWYRIDRVPLVLGHEIAGVVVEAGKGVVRFKIGDRVSVSHHVPCGECRFCRDGHETVCDTLRKTNFDPGGFCEFVRVPKINVDKGTYLIPDDVSLEEATFIEPLACVVRGQRLANFKKDNTVLIIGSGISGLLHIQLAKANGARRIIATDIAPSRLAAAKRFGADYAINAGEYTPAMLKDLNDGCLADRVVICAGADAAFEQALKSVERGGTVLIFAAARKGALLPVPTNEIFWRNEVTITGSYAGSPDDHVKALEKITSHKINAYDMITHRFGLKEAGLGFKLVAEAKDSIKVIIKPQE; encoded by the coding sequence ATGAAGAATATGCGCGTGTCGGTATATTACGGAAATAAAGATATACGGCTTGAGGAGAGGACGGTGCCGCGGATAGGCGACGGCGAGCTTCTCGTCCGGATAGAGGCGAGCGGGATATGCGGCAGTGACTGTCTCGAGTGGTATCGCATAGACAGAGTTCCGCTGGTGCTGGGCCATGAGATAGCGGGCGTCGTCGTCGAGGCGGGCAAAGGTGTCGTGAGATTTAAGATCGGCGACAGGGTGTCGGTGTCGCATCACGTGCCGTGCGGGGAGTGTAGATTCTGCCGTGATGGGCACGAGACGGTGTGTGATACGCTGAGAAAGACGAATTTCGATCCGGGCGGTTTCTGTGAATTCGTCCGGGTTCCGAAGATAAATGTGGATAAAGGCACGTACCTGATTCCCGACGATGTGTCGTTAGAGGAAGCGACTTTTATTGAACCGCTCGCCTGTGTCGTCAGAGGCCAGCGTTTAGCGAATTTTAAAAAGGATAATACCGTTCTTATCATCGGGAGCGGCATATCAGGCCTTCTGCATATTCAGCTCGCGAAGGCCAACGGCGCCAGACGTATCATCGCTACCGATATCGCGCCTTCGCGGCTTGCCGCCGCAAAAAGGTTCGGCGCCGACTATGCGATAAATGCCGGAGAATATACCCCGGCGATGCTAAAAGATCTGAATGACGGCTGTCTCGCCGACCGTGTTGTAATTTGCGCGGGCGCGGACGCGGCATTTGAACAGGCCCTCAAGTCTGTAGAGCGAGGCGGCACGGTGCTTATATTCGCCGCGGCCCGGAAGGGGGCGCTTCTCCCTGTTCCGACGAACGAAATATTCTGGAGGAATGAAGTAACTATTACCGGTTCGTATGCCGGAAGCCCCGACGATCATGTTAAGGCATTAGAAAAAATTACCTCGCATAAAATAAACGCTTATGATATGATAACGCATCGTTTCGGATTAAAGGAGGCGGGCTTAGGATTTAAGCTCGTGGCCGAAGCAAAAGACTCAATAAAAGTTATAATAAAACCACAGGAATAA
- a CDS encoding phosphoenolpyruvate carboxykinase (GTP), translating to MATPLEKWVEEQAKLTNPDKVYWCDGSEKEARHLVEIGMKEEDIDGSPIFLELNHKTFPNSYLHRSHSTDVARTEHCTFICHPDKETAGPNNNWMDPEEAKARMRKLSAGCMRGRTMYVLPYMMGHPDSPYSKACVQLTDVSYVAVSMRIMTRMTKDVIGKIGGNENFVKGLHSVGDFNPEKRFIMHFPDEHFVWSIGSGYGGNALLGKKCFALRIASWLGLKEGWLAEHMVVMGIQDPKGNISYITAALPSACGKTNLAMLESALPGYKVWIIGDDIAWLNIGPDGRLWAINPESGLFGVAPGTSMKTNPNMMRTLKAGTFYPTLFTNTALDADKNEPWWEGIDGGIPENLLDWQGKKWDKSVGTKAAQPNSRFTASIYQCPTLSPEFDNPKGVPISAIIFGGKRRHVNPLVMEGFNWRHGVFMGSRMGSETTAAATHKEGVVRRDPMAMLPFCGYNMADYFGHWLNMGKRITNPPKIFSVNWFRTDDNGKYIWPGFGDNIRVLKWIIDRANNRVGAKETAIGLVPHIKDLEMKGLNIPAENLEKLFAVDTAGWKREAEDTETFFNKFGDRIPQEMRDELKQMKEKLNG from the coding sequence ATGGCTACACCACTTGAGAAATGGGTTGAAGAACAGGCGAAACTGACAAATCCCGATAAGGTCTATTGGTGCGACGGTTCCGAAAAAGAGGCGCGCCATCTCGTCGAGATCGGTATGAAGGAAGAAGACATCGACGGTAGCCCGATCTTCCTGGAATTGAACCATAAGACATTCCCGAATAGTTATCTGCACAGGAGCCATTCGACCGATGTCGCGCGTACCGAGCATTGCACATTCATCTGTCATCCGGATAAAGAGACGGCCGGTCCGAACAATAACTGGATGGACCCCGAAGAAGCGAAGGCACGGATGAGGAAGCTCTCCGCAGGATGTATGCGCGGCCGGACGATGTATGTACTGCCTTATATGATGGGCCATCCGGATTCGCCGTATTCCAAAGCGTGTGTCCAGCTTACGGACGTCTCATACGTCGCGGTAAGCATGAGGATAATGACGCGCATGACCAAAGATGTTATTGGAAAGATAGGCGGCAATGAGAACTTTGTCAAAGGACTTCATTCGGTAGGCGATTTTAATCCGGAGAAACGTTTCATAATGCATTTCCCCGATGAGCATTTTGTATGGAGCATCGGTTCCGGATACGGCGGCAACGCCCTTCTCGGCAAAAAATGCTTCGCTTTGCGGATAGCGTCGTGGCTTGGTTTGAAAGAAGGCTGGCTTGCCGAACACATGGTCGTGATGGGTATACAGGACCCGAAAGGTAATATTTCGTACATAACGGCGGCGCTTCCGAGCGCTTGCGGCAAGACGAACCTTGCGATGCTTGAGTCGGCGCTCCCCGGATATAAAGTGTGGATCATAGGAGACGATATCGCCTGGCTCAACATAGGCCCGGACGGAAGATTGTGGGCGATAAACCCGGAGAGCGGATTGTTCGGAGTAGCGCCCGGCACGTCGATGAAGACGAATCCGAATATGATGCGCACGCTCAAGGCAGGGACATTCTATCCGACGCTGTTTACTAACACAGCGCTCGATGCGGACAAAAATGAGCCCTGGTGGGAAGGTATAGACGGCGGGATACCGGAAAATCTTTTAGACTGGCAGGGAAAGAAATGGGATAAGTCGGTGGGTACCAAGGCCGCCCAGCCGAATTCCAGGTTCACCGCATCTATATATCAATGCCCGACGCTATCGCCGGAGTTCGATAATCCTAAAGGTGTTCCGATATCGGCTATAATATTCGGCGGGAAAAGGAGACACGTCAACCCGCTCGTCATGGAAGGATTTAATTGGCGGCATGGCGTATTTATGGGCTCGAGGATGGGCTCGGAGACGACGGCGGCCGCGACTCATAAAGAAGGTGTGGTGCGGAGAGATCCGATGGCGATGTTGCCGTTCTGCGGTTACAATATGGCCGATTATTTCGGGCATTGGCTTAATATGGGTAAACGTATTACCAATCCGCCCAAGATATTTTCCGTCAACTGGTTCAGGACCGATGATAACGGTAAATATATCTGGCCCGGATTCGGCGATAACATAAGAGTGCTGAAATGGATAATCGACAGGGCTAATAACAGAGTCGGCGCGAAAGAGACGGCCATAGGGCTGGTTCCGCATATAAAAGATCTGGAAATGAAAGGCCTTAATATTCCAGCGGAAAATCTGGAGAAACTTTTTGCCGTAGATACTGCGGGATGGAAACGCGAAGCCGAAGACACCGAAACGTTCTTCAATAAATTCGGCGATCGCATACCGCAGGAAATGCGGGATGAATTAAAGCAGATGAAGGAAAAGCTTAACGGATAG
- the lsrF gene encoding 3-hydroxy-5-phosphonooxypentane-2,4-dione thiolase: MDWGMANRMSRLFRPDTGKAVWLAVDHGYFLGPISRLEEPGKTIKPLLSFTDALMLSRGVLRNCVETSLNIPVILRVSGGNSIAGPALSNESVQVAMDDAVRLNASAVALSIYVGTEHEHQTLSALSSLVNEGHRCGLPVLAVTAVGKELAKRDARYLGLCCRIAAELGAQVVKTYYCDDFEKVVKSCPVPLVIAGGPKLNTPLDVLKLAHSAIGEGAKGVDMGRNIWQSDNAVGMIKAVRKIVHEGASVKEAAKLIK, translated from the coding sequence ATGGACTGGGGAATGGCGAATAGGATGTCGCGTTTGTTTAGGCCGGATACCGGGAAAGCCGTATGGCTGGCCGTGGATCACGGTTATTTTTTAGGGCCGATATCGCGTCTCGAAGAGCCCGGCAAAACCATAAAGCCTCTTTTGTCTTTTACCGATGCGCTTATGTTGTCGCGCGGCGTCTTAAGGAACTGCGTCGAAACTTCTTTGAATATCCCCGTGATATTGAGAGTATCCGGCGGTAATAGTATAGCAGGCCCGGCGCTTTCAAATGAATCAGTGCAGGTCGCGATGGACGACGCCGTGCGTTTAAACGCGTCTGCGGTTGCGCTTTCTATATATGTGGGCACGGAACACGAACACCAGACGCTTTCGGCATTGAGCAGTCTCGTCAATGAGGGGCATAGGTGCGGCCTGCCGGTTCTCGCCGTAACTGCCGTTGGCAAAGAGCTCGCGAAGCGGGATGCGCGGTATCTGGGCTTGTGTTGCAGGATCGCCGCGGAACTTGGCGCGCAGGTCGTCAAAACGTACTACTGCGATGATTTCGAGAAGGTGGTAAAGTCGTGTCCCGTGCCGCTTGTAATAGCTGGAGGGCCGAAACTGAATACGCCGCTCGATGTGTTGAAATTGGCGCATAGCGCGATAGGTGAGGGCGCCAAAGGCGTCGATATGGGCAGGAACATCTGGCAGTCCGATAACGCTGTCGGCATGATAAAGGCGGTGCGTAAGATTGTCCACGAAGGCGCGAGCGTAAAAGAAGCTGCAAAGTTGATAAAATAA
- a CDS encoding peptidoglycan-binding domain-containing protein, which yields MARKNFVFAVAVLLAIFMVSGCSTVPKKFKEEVGGIKSKVDTLESRVESVESKQAESERLVSQQSQTIEEMRSEKSRNVNTNVMTRSGTVSVKARESVKEIQNCLKNAGFYKGAIDGVKGRGTKKAIKEFQRANGLKADGKVGSKTWEALSRYASAPAQGAGAVEEGATK from the coding sequence ATGGCAAGAAAAAATTTTGTATTTGCGGTTGCGGTATTATTAGCTATATTCATGGTATCCGGATGCAGTACTGTACCGAAAAAGTTTAAGGAAGAGGTCGGCGGAATAAAGTCGAAGGTTGATACTCTCGAATCGAGAGTTGAAAGTGTGGAATCGAAGCAGGCGGAGTCCGAGAGGCTCGTAAGTCAGCAGAGCCAGACGATCGAGGAGATGAGAAGCGAAAAGTCAAGGAACGTAAACACCAACGTAATGACTCGCTCCGGAACGGTTTCGGTAAAAGCGCGGGAGAGCGTAAAGGAAATTCAAAACTGTTTGAAGAATGCCGGGTTCTACAAAGGCGCGATAGACGGCGTAAAGGGCAGGGGCACCAAGAAGGCGATCAAAGAATTTCAGAGAGCGAATGGCCTTAAGGCTGACGGCAAGGTAGGGTCGAAGACGTGGGAAGCATTGTCCAGATATGCATCCGCGCCGGCTCAGGGTGCAGGTGCCGTAGAAGAGGGAGCGACGAAGTAG